ACCTGGGTGGTGGCCCTTCCTAGTGCTGGGAGAGGAGGGTCCAGCACAGGGGCAGAGGGGCTGCAATGGTGGGTCTTCCCTTTGGGCATGAGTCAACAAAGGCACTCTGCTCTCTGGTGGTCAGGCTTCCTCCATAAGCATTCTAGCTTATAGAGCTCCTCCCTCACCCCCGGCCCCTCAGGATGTCTCCTCACAGCCCACAGCAGTGCTCTGCCTGGCTATGATATCCAGACCCCACATTTCAGCGCCTAGCCTTTGTCTGCAGCAGCAGATACCCTCTCAGGCTGGGTGGGCAGGGTTGGGATCAGTACCCTGTGTACAGGTCTCACTCTGTCCTGCTGCCACAGACTGTTGCCGTGTTCTCTTCCCACAGAGAATGAGGCTCCCCTTCTGTCCCAGCTGAGCTCACACAAGCCCCAATAGATAGGAATAGTAGATAAGAAAACTTTCATTTGATATCTTTCAGCTGTGTCTTCTCACAACACCCGTGGTTTGATGTCAAAGAATCCAAGATTAGAAAACTTAATCCAAAAAGCAAACCTAGGAATATATGGAAGAGCTCACCTTGGAAACGAACATTTAATGAAAGACCAGGAATATACAGGGGTATGTGAAAGACCTAGAAGATGTTTATATGGACAGAAAGAAACCAAGACAGTTTCACACAATGTGGACATTACTGCCATAAGAAATGAGCAATATGagtcaaactgtggaaaacaccCATTTCAGTTATCAACAGCTGCAGAAAAGTCTATCTGTTCAACCAAAGGCTTAAAGCAGTTTTTGAAACATACACGTTCTCTGAAGGGAAATGTGGAAAATCTGGAAAGTCATGCAGTCACTACTGCAAATACTCATGCAAACCACTCTGAACACAGGCTTCAATTACACATACATTCAAGCACGTCTGaaaaccagaaatttaaaaatgatgggGAAAGCTCACAATATAATCAGTTTGAGGGATCTGTGACCAAGGGGTCATTATTCTTCCACCAACACACAGTTTCTCTCCATTCCAAAATGTGTAATGTTGATATTAATGGAAGAGAGTTAATCCCACCATCACTGTTCAATACACATCATGATACAGTTAATACGGAACAACTTCTCATGGGTACTAACACGAGTCAGGCCTTAAGTAAGAGCTCTACCCCCAATAATTACAAGAATATTTACAGTGGAGTGAGAAGCCATGCATGCAATGAAACTTGGTGTAAAACTGAACAAGACTCTAACCCTATGAAACATCAGGGACCTCAATCTTCAGACAAAGATTCTAACAATAGTACATGGAAGAATATCTTTTACCAAACATCAAGTCCTCCACTAAATGAGAGTACACATACTGGAGAGAAGACTTACAATTCTGAATATGGTGATGTCTCTAGTCAGTCTTCAAATCTCACTCAACAGCAGAGTTTTCAGAATCCGCAGAAAAGTTACAAGTGTACGAAATGTGAGAAAGCCTTTACTAACTCATCCAGTCTAAGTAGACACAGGAAAATTCATTCAGGATGGAAACCTTTCAAATATACAGAGTGTGGCAACACCTCTAATCGGAATTCAGAGCTTAGTCAAGATCAGCAAATCCACACTGGCAagaaaccttatgaatgtaaagaatgtgACAAAGCATTTATGTGTTACTCAAACCTTAGTCGACATCAGCGCATTCACACTGGGGAGAGGCCTTATAAATGTACAgagtgtggcaaagcctttaatCAGAAGTCATGTCTTACTGAtcaccagagaattcatactggagagaaaccttataaatgtaaagaatgtggaaaagccttcagtcGCTGCTCAACTCTTACTCAACACcagcgaattcatactggagagaagccttataaatgtaaagaatgcaGAAAAGCCTTCAGTCGCTGCTCAACTCTTACTCAACACcagcgaattcatactggagagaagccttataaatgcAAAGAATGTGGAAAGGCCTTCAGTTACTACTCAGCTCTTCATGAACACCtgcgaattcatactggagagaagccttataaatgtaaagaatgcaGAAAAGCCTTCAGTCACTACTCAACTCTTATTGAACACCAGAGTATTCATACTGGGGAGAGGCCTTATAAATGTGAGTTTTGTGGCAAAGGCTTTAGCAAGCACTCACGTCTTACTTGCCATAagagaattcacactggagagagGCCTTATAAATGTGAGGATTGTGGCAAAGCGTTTAGACAGCACTCATGTCTTACTAAACATCAAGTAATCCATACTGGAGAGAAAtcttataaatgtaaagaatgtggaaaagccttcagttACCACTCAACTCTTACTCaacaccagagaattcatactggagagaagccttataaatgtaTAGAATGCGGAAAAGCCTTCAGTCAGTACTCAAATCTTACTCaacaccagagaattcatactggagagaagccttataaatgtaTAGAATGCGGAAAAGCCTTCAGTCAGTACTCAAATCTTACTCaacaccagagaattcatactggggagAGGCCTTATAAATGTAAGGATTGTGGCAAAGACTTTAACAGGCACTCAGGTCTAACTtaccatcagagaattcatactggagagaaaccttagaaatgtaaagaatgtggaaaaacCTTCATGAAGCACTCACGTCTAActcaacatcagagaattcatactggacaAGTGGCAAAGGCTTTAATCTGAGCTCTCACCTTATAGACAGAGAGcacatactggagagaaaccctagtAATAAGTGATGGAAGAAGTTTGTTCTAAACATACACTTCAGAAAATACAAGACCTTTTATTTAAGAAAGATAAGGAATGACATAAAGACAATGTAGaaaaagatttaataaaaattaaatctaaataaatatcaGAAATTGCACActagaaaaagtgaagtcgctcagttgcttccaactctttgcaaccccatggactgtgtccatggaattttccaggccagaatagtggagtgggaggcggatttttaccagctgagctatcagggaagcccgcacAATAGAAACCATTTCATCAGTTCTGTTTTTTGAAGTTCCTCTTCAGGAGAAGTATTGTAGATAGTAATCCATAGttaaaacaaattgaaaattGATATGTTAGTATGGATCACAAGATGAAAGCTGGTATTTAGAAATGTACAAATATTAGCAATATATCTTTGTTTATATTGACATGATTTGTGATTATTTGAAAACCAAAATCAATGTGATTCAACTCTCAAATTACTCCATGCTGCTGTTCTTCATTTCTAGTGTGTAGGCTAAGTTATGTTTTTGATGGTTCCTATCTCAAAGGTGAGACAAGGCCTTCTATCCTAGGGAGAAATCATTTGTATTTATTCTCCCTTAGAAGATTAAGGACACAGGAATGTAACATGTACATCTAAATGGAGGTGTTAGTCATTCATGTCAAACATCCCTGTAGGTCACCATGAGGTAACTGTTCAGGGAGTAATTCCACATATTATCGTAAGATGTACATTTTCAATAGTTATGTCACTTGCTATTTAAGTAAAATACAATGACAGTTCACTGAAATCTTGATGTATCTTTATAATATCAACAGAAGTCATGAATATTAGTTGACATGTTTCAAATAAAGATATCTGATACCCTAGAAATGTATGGAAACCCCTCGCAGAAAAGTCATGTAATTAGTGTATGTTTTATTTCATAAACAATTCACCTCCATTTTGTATCCATAGGAATCACAGTTCTCAGATCATTGTATCAGAGGAATGAATACCATAGTTTATGCTTGTAATCTGCATTTTATTCAGTTAAATAGTGGGTTGGAAAAGGTTTTATTCTGACTATGTGATATAACATGTTAATAAAACTGGACGGTTTCTTGTGATGAAGTTGGTGTGTAGTGAATTGTCAACCTACCAATTTAAGGTTGAAGGGAAAATACCTAACAATAAACTCTTTGTTAGATCAGAGGGATGATATCTGTAACAATTAGTTTCCATCCTGCCTTTAAGCCTCAAATAATTGAATAATTGGATATTTCCCATCATTTCTCCATTGtactcccccctcccccgccccacttCTCTGTAACTGCTGGGACATCGTGATGGTTCTAGGAAGGATCATAGAGAGTACTGTTGAGAGTTTACCTGAACTACTGCATGCTGTTGCTGCCTCAGCGTCTGTCTGGGGAGCAGGCAGCCTGCAGGCCCTTGAACTCACAACAGCCAGTCCTGGGAACACCTGCAGTAGATGAACCCCACCTTGAGACCAGCAGTCGTGCTGAACCCCAGGGTCTACTG
The genomic region above belongs to Budorcas taxicolor isolate Tak-1 chromosome 18, Takin1.1, whole genome shotgun sequence and contains:
- the LOC128063362 gene encoding zinc finger protein 98-like; its protein translation is MLENYRNLASLGLVVSKPDLVTFLEQMKTPWDVRRLETPAVYTGWKPFKYTECGNTSNRNSELSQDQQIHTGKKPYECKECDKAFMCYSNLSRHQRIHTGERPYKCTECGKAFNQKSCLTDHQRIHTGEKPYKCKECGKAFSRCSTLTQHQRIHTGEKPYKCKECRKAFSRCSTLTQHQRIHTGEKPYKCKECGKAFSYYSALHEHLRIHTGEKPYKCKECRKAFSHYSTLIEHQSIHTGERPYKCEFCGKGFSKHSRLTCHKRIHTGERPYKCEDCGKAFRQHSCLTKHQVIHTGEKSYKCKECGKAFSYHSTLTQHQRIHTGEKPYKCIECGKAFSQYSNLTQHQRIHTGEKPYKCIECGKAFSQYSNLTQHQRIHTGERPYKCKDCGKDFNRHSGLTYHQRIHTGEKP